The following coding sequences are from one Bombus terrestris chromosome 14, iyBomTerr1.2, whole genome shotgun sequence window:
- the LOC100646853 gene encoding alpha-catulin isoform X3: MGSSMISTLVSHRERPLCSDRSLRAVARVGQAVNLAVERFVTVGETIADGNPEIREDMYQACKRARDAGSAIEKLCECATEDSLADRGSVVRAARCLLGSVTKVLLLADIVVVKQLLLAKKKVARSLGRLESVSNFTEFVKAFSQFGAEMVELAHLTGDRQNDLKDERRRAQMAAARQVLERSTMMLLTSSKTCLRHPECPSARENRDTVFCQMRRAMDLIHYVVKDGVLDCSESQSYSNSQSPQQEDWDSSTAFSALKHFERLVETTRMTLLGPGCRETLTAALDTVIERTQDFTDSAYTSHEHRENILLLCDRAQLELNTLLRIGNSMNYEGGSGSPSSEMEQAVLGVLRTTRDLRQQLCTTTMEQAADLGQVTKAGQELVSTIRNVALANDRYLLQESNEKFREYIEHILEVCKMLRHVALSESLQVSAKFTEINLRIYGPQVVTAAYTLARHPTSKIAKENLEVFADMWQWLMTDVTTVAKDVLELNQNRPEKQVYMSLPRPGKHGTTSKPLKPVKLDSEEQAKIAKAGLEMKLITSEMDAETEKWQESGSALEENNDIVKRAKNMSSMAFSMYQFTRGEGALKTTQDLFTQAEYFAEEANRLYKVVRQFSYQVPGGPHKKELLENLDRVPTYVQQLQFTVKNPTVGKAATFTKVDNVIQETKNLMNVISKVVTTCFVCATKHNVTMPQYMELSPTIPGLAEEDCLYPVSPQLLPSTSPYVQPYPLTSAQLHNILRGANLGFPLFNYNTLPNTTSTSTATRNSASFVHPSVLPYSTPITTSTCGPQAPYCLQNLQLLQLQLQQAQLQHLRHAATLPR; encoded by the exons GCTCGGCGATCGAAAAATTATGCGAGTGCGCCACAGAGGACAGTTTAGCTGACCGAGGGTCTGTTGTCAGAGCTGCAAGATGCCTTCTTGGTTCTGTGACCAAGGTCCTCCTTCTGGCTGACATCGTCGTGGTCAAACAACTTCTTCTTGCAAAGAAGAAAGTGGCTCGTAGTCTTGGCCGTCTCGAAagtgtttcaaactttaccgaaTTTGTGAAGGCGTTTAGCCAGTTCGGGGCGGAGATGGTGGAATTAGCACACTTAACAGGTGATCGTCAA AATGACTTGAAAGACGAGAGACGAAGGGCACAGATGGCTGCGGCTCGCCAAGTTTTGGAGAGAAGCACTATGATGTTGCTCACGTCTAGTAAAACTTGCTTAAGGCATCCGGAATGTCCATCTGCCAGAGAAAACAGAGACACCGTTTTCTGCCAGATGCGAAGAGCTATGGACTTGATACACTACGTGGTCAAAGACGGAGTATTAGATTGCAGTGAATCGCAGTCTTATTCCAATTCCCAG AGTCCGCAGCAGGAGGATTGGGATAGTAGCACGGCATTCTCTGCGTTGAAACACTTCGAGAGACTCGTTGAAACCACAAGAATGACTCTCCTAGGACCAGGTTGTCGAGAGACTCTCACCGCCGCGTTAGATACCGTTATTGAGAGAACGCAGGATTTCACTGATAGCGCATATACGAGCCACGAGCACAGAGAAAACATCCTTTTGCTTTGCGATCGAGCGCAACTCGAACTCAACACGCTCCTGCGAATCGGCAACAGTATG AATTACGAAGGTGGCAGTGGTTCTCCAAGTTCTGAAATGGAGCAAGCTGTCTTGGGAGTATTACGTACCACCAGGGATCTTCGCCAGCAGCTATGCACGACCACGATGGAACAAGCGGCCGATCTTGGACAGGTAACTAAAGCGGGTCAGGAACTTGTTTCAACGATCAGGAACGTCGCTTTGGCCAATGACAGATATCTTCTTCAAGAAAGCAACGAAAAATTTCGCGAGTACATTGAACACATTCTCGAA GTGTGCAAAATGCTGAGACACGTTGCGCTCTCGGAATCGTTGCAAGTTTCAGCCAAGTTTACCGAAATTAACCTGAGAATATACGGTCCCCAAGTGGTGACAGCGGCATATACTTTAGCGAGACATCCTACCAGTAAAATCGCTAAGGAAAACCTAGAAG TGTTTGCCGACATGTGGCAATGGCTTATGACTGACGTGACCACCGTGGCGAAAGACGTACTCGAATTGAATCAAAACCGACCTGAAAAACAAGTTTATATGTCCTTACCACGACCTGGA AAACACGGTACAACGAGCAAACCACTGAAACCGGTAAAATTGGACAGCGAGGAGCAGGCTAAGATCGCAAAGGCAGGTCTGGAGATGAAGCTGATCACTTCGGAAATGGATGCGGAAACAGAGAAATGGCAGGAAAGTGGAAGCGCCCTAGAAGAGAACAACGACATCGTGAAACGCGCGAAGAACATGTCCTCGATGGCATTCTCGATGTACCAATTCACCAGAGGTGAAGGGGCGTTGAAAACCACCCAAGATCTATTCACCCAAGCTGAGTATTTCGCCGAGGAGGCGAACAGATTGTACAAGGTTGTGAGACAATTCAGCTATCAG GTACCAGGGGGACCGCACAAGAAAGAACTCTTGGAAAATCTTGATCGTGTGCCAACGTATGTGCAGCAGCTTCAATTCACCGTGAAGAATCCCACCGTTGGAAAAGCCGCCACCTTTACCAAAgtcgataacgtaatacaagAGACAAAAAATTTAATGAACGTGATTTCGAAAGTGGTGACCACGTGTTTCGTCTGCGCCACAAAG CACAATGTCACGATGCCGCAGTACATGGAGCTCAGTCCGACGATACCTGGCCTAGCTGAAGAGGATTGCTTGTATCCAGTTAGTCCGCAATTGTTACCATCCACCAGTCCCTACGTACAACCTTATCCGTTAACTTCGGCCCAGTTACACAACATTCTAAGAGGTGCGAATCTGGGCTTTCCACTCTTCAACTACAACACCCTGCCAAATACCACTTCCACCAGTACTGCTACACGCAATTCCGCATCCTTCGTTCATCCATCGGTCCTTCCATACTCGACACCCATCACGACTTCCACTTGCGGGCCGCAGGCTCCGTATTGCCTACAGAATCTACAGCTGCTGCAGCTGCAGCTACAACAGGCACAGCTGCAGCACCTAAGACACGCCGCCACCTTGCCGAGATAA